From one Equus asinus isolate D_3611 breed Donkey chromosome 5, EquAss-T2T_v2, whole genome shotgun sequence genomic stretch:
- the SZT2 gene encoding KICSTOR complex protein SZT2 isoform X4 — MMASERPEPEVEEAGQVFLLMKKDYRISRNVRLAWFLNHLHQTVQATPQEMLLQSEQELEVLSVLPPGWQPDEPVVPRPFLLVPSTRVTFLAWQYRFVIELDLSPSTGIVDDSTGEILFDEVFHALSRCLGGLLRPFRVPGSCIDFQPEIYVTIQAYSSIIGLQSHQVLVQGCLLDPSQRDMFLQQVYEQLCLFEDKVATMLQQQYDPQSKVDDQSPDTGEPPGRKVGVSMVTADLGLVSMIRQGILALQLLPSNSSAGIIVITDGVTSVPDVAVCETLLNQLRSGTVACSFVQVGGVYSYDCSFGHVPNVELMKFIAMATFGSYLSTCPEPEPGNLGLTVYHRAFLLYSFLRSGEALNPEYYCGSQHRLFNEHLVSASSNPALALRRKKHTEKEVPADLVSTVSVRLREGYSVREVTLAKGGSQLEVKLVLLWKHNMRIEYVAVAPWPLELEGPRGTRVEVTMEGGYDILHDVSCALRQPIRSLYRTHVIRRFWNTLQSINQTDQMLAHLQSFSSVPEHFTLPDSTKSGVPLFYIPPGSTTPVLSLQHGGSDSSHAQFAAYWKPVLSMDANSWQRWLHMHRLVLILEHDTPIPKHLHTPGSNGRYSTVQCRISHSSLTSLLRDWSSFVLVEGYSYVKLLSSAPDQPPSSFYMVRIISKAPCMVLRLGFPIGTPAQARHKIVSGLREEILRLRFPHRVQSKEPTPKVKRKGLGGIGGGNSPSKSPPMLGPQQALSDRPCLVVLHKPLDKLLIRYEKLPLDYRAPFLLTLEPPGPLPLVSGRSASSSLASLSRYLYHQRWLWSVPSGLAPALPLSAIAQLLSILTEVRLSEGFHFACSGEGIINMVLELPIQNEPPGQAAVEERHTCVVQYILFPPHSTSTKDSFSTDDDNDVEVEALEGDSELNLVTEVWVEPQYGRVGPGPESWKHLQDLTYSEIPQALHPRDAACIGSMLSFEYLIQLCQSKEWSPLPPELRVSDGLDQGGDTCVHEIPFCFDLMGLLPQCQQLQMFFLLLSREPEGVPLAEGPCPTNDMVLCLLHSCLGQELSDREIPLTTTDQAAFLSEVLRRTCHGPDAERPPARGPGILKAQAVSSTQAPGDSALPNQSVGPPEPLKPVISAQPPQWRCYARLVTPQHVFLTFLPATFSDVQHLSAYGLEGPSQEETKPKFGEWSGASSLKDLGGTGVKATKSQVPILSVTPAGDSAQNPGELSPPFRQDFQAYSGRQAPQTESTDAPRTRCPVYIYSCALEALREQMLGMQPPQAPRDLFFRTQFLDQPSPSSAWMEPRHKEAANHCALLQEHAQRCYVRGLFRSLQQAQSVTSQDLLIAVDACEELLQEVDITPFLLALCGHTRGLPHAPPSPGPLSPGPFSSSIEEGPEPRERTVLASESSIETEDLSEPEFQSTRVPGNPDPGLEISLTDVCQLRGEAHDALHSLIQEKFLEISGLHFRTVPSNPHYFFYCPPSSRREDEGPRDTVDRKVSDLEFSEAELMGEEGDTSACCVVTESDPELEVEYRESREPDLGPAGLDSASLSDADTVNPDEDSFSILGGDSPTGPESLVHDLPPLFLHLTCSVRLRGQHSSVPVCSLPTCLGQVLSILEGPPIGGRVPLRDLSVTLDVFVLTLPLEVELPPTSDPQHHRSTSESSASFPRSPGQPSSLRSDDGLGPPLPPPGEDRHPGLSNLAAPHRLAVETTVSEIRWLLEDEMVGALRRGGIPQSPALHRAAAHIHSSPGRSTCLRQTLPLSFVFGPERSLTQFKEEFRRLHLPGHLLLEDPDSGFFFVAAGQQPGGSHGESPSAAWAWHSHEDKAEGIEGEALTTSPQAPGSPEDSEGLPSLPPGGSQPGPSRGLSLMSSQGSVDSDHLGYDGGSSGSDSEGPNDTVGEKAPFTLRTPPGPAPPQPSLSGLPGSCLPDFWLIVRVLQDRVEVYAHAQSLMREDGGPGTECRHLQQLLVRRVGEICREVNQRLLLQDLHDSHVCNSLLVAESEEDLWRSETPFHSRQRLLLPSDDYAADESCAPRGYLAATMQFVPGHFSCDVVWGTVIRVHSRLKMGPSMGVSRAIQALRSVLNAFSVVNRKNMFVYQERATKAVYYLRLLETSCSERPWEGDAQPPSLALSRSQEPIYSEEPLGPRSPLDMASSRGSDAARPVGQVDRHIQLLVHGVGQAGPEITDELVRVLRRRLDEATLDVITVMLVRNCKLTPADVEFIQPPGSLPSEVLHLALPASCRPWLPALAWYLRQNLLIFLHSPKYTDSNSQNHFQHPLPPHSGLPDLDIYLYNKPGGQGTGGKGVACITLAFVDEGGAPISLASWPPPSPGPPDLLQEEEFEQLTQVTRCPVVLDSSSAQNGAPRLRLDVWEKGNISIVQLEEKLRGAARQALADAIMELQLLPASLCTEDTSPGSLRSGSLETKSPAGRASTFPPGPGPGEPVTPPSKAGRRSFWDMLSKTECGDLGSPKTTDDIVLDRPEDTRGRRRHKTESVRTPGGTERAPGTDPGAQRQRRRTTQLEEGEVGTLQPVFARVTQRWMEFMAQIGCASVSRISTHMVSRFLLPSILSEFTTLVTSMAGDTSVRVFEQHLGSEPENFSPCSLGQLGPSPRPAVERHLLLLGRNFLQWRRPTQQAAKAVQRFEPGGDGSSGRNAPRQRFLLLEVLDKKLQLLTYNWAPDLGAALGRALVRLVQWQNARAHLIFCLLSQKLGLFHHYGQLDFPVRDEKEPNPFLLPTMEAETLIRSASPPLSREQGRLSGSSRGGGPHPLDTFPFDEALRDITAARPSSSLGPVPRPPDPVTYHGQQFLEIKMTERRELERQMKMENLFVTWQQRSTPASMPISAGELETLKQSSRLVHYCATALLFDPAAWLHGPPETSGPPEGQRRHRPESGSGSREAPASCESSDVPPPSAREEPWLKELSLAFLQQYVQYLQSMGFVLVPLRPPSPARSTSRLRAMAILGTDGRGSFSCPKTKTDGSPKSTGSPVTTYHLQRALPGGIILMELAFQGCYFCVKQFALECSRIPMGQAVNSQLSMLFTEECDRVRDLMHVHSFSYDFHLRLVHQHVLGAHLVLRHGYHLTTFLRHFLAHHPDGPHFGRNHIYQGTLELPTPLIAAHQLYNYVADHASSYHMKPLRMARPGGPEHNEYALVSAWHSSGSYLDSEGLRHQDDFDVSLLVCHCAAPFEEQGEAERHVLRLQFFVVLTSQRELFPRLTADLRRFRKPPRLPPEPETPGSSAGSHGEASGVVLAPGPAPQFPPLAAEVGVARARLAQLVRLAGGHCRRDTLWKRLFLLEPPGPDRLRLGGRLALAELEELLEAVHAKSIGDIDPQLDCFLSMTVSWYQSLIKVLLSRFPQSCRHFQSPDLGTQYLMNLRNLPIKPQPLILMRLDRPTRSQQG; from the exons GTGGGTGGAGTTTACTCTTATGACTGCAGTTTTGGCCACGTGCCCAATGTGGAATTGATGAAGTTCATCGCAATGGCAACATTTGGCTCCTACCTGTCCACTTGTCCTGAGCCCGAGCCAGGCAACCTGGGTCTGACTGTCTACCACCGGGCATTCCTCCTCTACTCCTTCCTGCGCAGTGGGGAAGCCCTGAACCCTGAATATTATTGCG GCTCCCAGCACCGCCTGTTTAATGAGCACCTGGTCTCCGCCAGCAGCAACCCTGCCTTGGCCCTGCGCCGGAAGAAGCACACTGAGAAGGAGGTGCCAGCTGACTTGGTCAGCACCGTGTCTGTACGGCTTCGAGAGGGCTATAGTGTCCGAGAAGTCACACTGGCCAAAG GAGGGTCCCAGCTGGAAGTAAAGCTGGTGCTGCTGTGGAAACACAACATGCGCATCGAGTACGTGGCTGTGGCGCCCTGGCCCCTGGAGCTCGAGGGCCCTCGAGGAACACGGGTGGAAGTGACAATGGAAGGTGGCTATGACATTCTGCATGATGTGTCCTGTGCACTAAGGCAACCCATTCGCTCGCTGTATCGCACCCACGTTATCCGGCGGTTCTGGAACACGCTGCAGAG CATTAACCAGACGGACCAGATGCTAGCCCACCTTCAGTCCTTCTCTTCAGTCCCAGAACATTTCACGCTTCCTGATAGCACCAAGAGTGGAGTGCCCCTCTTCTACATCCCTCCCGGCTCCACCACCCCG GTGCTCTCCCTTCAACACGGTGGGTCCGACTCATCTCACGCCCAGTTTGCTGCCTACTGGAAGCCAGTGCTGTCCATGGATGCTAATTCATGGCAGCGTTGGCTGCACATGCATCGCCTAGTGCTAATCTTGGAGCATGACAC ACCAATCCCCAAGCACTTGCACACCCCAGGCAGCAATGGGCGCTACAGCACTGTCCAGTGCAGGATCTCGCACTCCTCGCTGACTTCTCTGCTTCGCGACTGGAGCAGCTTCGTGCTAGTCGAGGGCTATTCCTACGTGAAGCTGCTCTCCAG TGCCCCAGACCAGCCCCCCTCCTCGTTCTACATGGTCCGCATCATTTCCAAGGCGCCATGCATGGTTCTTCGCCTGGGTTTTCCCATCGGCACACCAGCACAGGCCCGGCACAAG ATTGTGTCGGGCCTACGGGAAGAGATCCTGCGACTGCGTTTCCCCCACCGGGTGCAAAGCAAGGAGCCAACACCCAAGGTGAAACGAAAAGGGCTGGGGGGCATTGGTGGGGGTAACTCTCCCTCCAAGTCCCCGCCTATGCTGGGGCCACAGCAAGCCCTATCTGACCGGCCCTGCCTTGTGGTCCTGCATAAGCCACTGGACAAGCTACTCATCAG GTATGAGAAGTTACCTCTAGACTACCGGGCACCCTTCTTGCTGACACTGGAGCCACCAGGGCCACTGCCCTTGGTGTCAGGCCGCTCAGCCTCTTCTAGCCTAGCGTCGCTGTCCCGCTACCTCTACCATCAACGCTGGCTCTGGAGTGTCCCATCAGGACTGGCCCCTGCCCTGCCGCTCAGTGCCATTGCCCAGCTCCTCTCCATTCTCACTGA AGTCCGACTCTCTGAAGGGTTCCACTTCGCCTGCAGTGGAGAAGGAATCATCAACATGGTCCTGGAGCTTCCAATTCAG AACGAGCCCCCAGGGCAGGCTGCAGTTGAAGAGAGGCACACATGCGTTGTCCAGTACATCCTCTTCCCCCCACACTCTACCTCCACCAAAGACAG CTTCTCAACAGATGATGACAACGATGTGGAAGTGGAGGCCCTGGAAGGAGACTCAGAGCTCAATCTGGTCACTGAGGTGTGGGTGGAGCCGCAGTACGGGCGAGTGGGACCTggccctgagagctggaagcacctgcaggactTGACATACTCTGAGATCCCTCAAGCT CTCCACCCTCGGGACGCTGCCTGCATAGGCTCCATGCTGAGCTTTGAATACCTGATACAGCTGTGCCAGAGCAAGGAATGGagtcccctgcccccagagctgAGAGTCTCTGATG GATTGGACCAGGGAGGAGACACCTGTGTCCATGAGATCCCCTTCTGTTTTGACCTAATGGGACTGTTGCCTCAGTGCCAGCAGCTCCAGatgttcttccttctgctttccagAG AGCCAGAGGGCGTCCCTCTCGCCGAGGGGCCCTGTCCCACCAACGACATGGTGCTGTGCCTGCTGCACAGCTGCCTGGGGCAGGAGCTGAGTGACCGGGAAATCCCGCTGACTACCACTGACCAGGCTGCCTTCTTGAGTGAGGTGCTGCGGCGGACCTGCCACGGTCCAG ATGCAGAGAGGCCACCAGCGAGGGGCCCCGGGATCCTGAAGGCTCAAGCAGTAAGCAGCACCCAGGCCCCTGGAGACTCAGCTCTTCCTAACCAG AGTGTAGGCCCTCCTGAACCCCTCAAGCCTGTCATCTCTGCCCAGCCCCCTCAGTGGCGCTGCTATGCAAGGCTTGTGACACCCCAGCATGTGTTTCTGACTTTCCTCCCAGCTACCTTCTCAG atGTCCAGCATCTGTCTGCCTATGGCCTAGAGGGACCCTCTCAAGAGGAGACAAAGCCTAAGTTTGGGGAATGGAGTGGGGCCTCCAGCCTCAAAGATCTGGGAGGAACTGGAGTCAAGGCCACAAAGTCCCAGGTCCCCATCCTCAGTGTCACCCCAGCTGGCG ATAGTGCCCAGAATCCAGGAGAGCTGAGCCCACCCTTCCGTCAGGACTTCCAGGCTTACAGTGGGCGTCAGGCTCCACAGACGGAGAGTACAGATGCACCCCGAACCCGGTGTCCTGTCTACATCTACAGCTGTGCCCTGGAAGCGCTGAGGGAGCAAATGCTTGGCATGCAGCCCCCTCAGGCACCCCGAGACCTCTTCTTCCG GACTCAGTTCCTTGACCAACCATCCCCATCCTCAGCCTGGATGGAGCCCAGGCACAAGGAGGCAGCCAACCATTGTGCCTTGCTGCAGGAGCATGCCCAGCGATGCTACGTCCGTG GGCTGTTCCGGAGCTTGCAGCAAGCACAGAGTGTGACCTCCCAGGACTTGCTGATAGCAGTAGATGCCTGTGAGGAGCTGCTGCAAGAAGTAGACATCACCCCTTTTCTGCTTGCACTGTGTGGCCACACTCGGGGTTTGCCTCATGCACCCCCAAGCCCTGGTCCTCTCAGCCCTGGGCCCTTCAGCAGCAGCATCGAGGAGGGCCCTGAGCCTCGGGAACGAACTGTCCTGGCTTCTGAGTCCAG CATAGAGACCGAGGACCTAAGCGAGCCTGAGTTTCAGAGCACCCGTGTCCCTGGCAATCCAGACCCTGGCCTGGAGATCTCTCTAACAGATGTCTGCCAGCTGAGAGGAGAAGCACATGATGCCCTTCACAGCCTCATCCAG GAGAAGTTCTTGGAGATCAGTGGTCTCCACTTCCGCACGGTGCCCTCCAATCCCCACTACTTCTTCTATTGCCCTCCATCCAGCAGGCGAGAG GATGAGGGCCCCCGGGACACAGTAGACAGAAAAGTCAGTGACTTGGAGTTTTCAGAGGCTGAGCTCATGGGAGAAGAAG GAGACACATCAGCCTGCTGTGTGGTCACTGAGAGTGACCCAGAACTGGAGGTGGAATACCGCGAGAGCCGTGAACCAGACCTGGGGCCTGCTGGGCTAGACTCCGCCTCACTGTCAGATGCAGACACTGTAAACCCTGATGAAGACTCCTTTAGTATCCTGGGGGGTGACTCACCCACTGGACCTGAGAGCCTCGTGCATGACCTGCCACCACTCTTCCTACACCTCACGTGCTCCGTGCGGCTGCGTGGACAGCACAGCTCAGTACCTGTATGCAGCCTGCCCACCTGCCTGG gccaaGTGCTTTCCATTCTGGAGGGCCCCCCCATTGGAGGCCGAGTGCCCCTGAGGGACCTCAGTGTCACTCTGGACGTCTTCGTGCTGACCTTGCCCCTGGAAGTAGAGCTCCCTCCGACCTCGGACCCTCAGCACCACCG GTCAACTTCTGAGAGCAGTGCTTCATTCCCACGATCCCCAGGGCAACCATCTTCTTTAAGATCAGATGATGGCCTGGGGCCTCCACTGCCACCCCCAGGAGAAGACAG GCACCCAGGACTGTCCAATTTGGCCGCACCCCACAGACTGGCTGTTGAGACCACTGTGAGTGAG ATCCGCTGGTTGCTGGAGGATGAGATGGTGGGGGCACTCCGAAGAGGGGGCATCCCCCAGAGCCCTGCCCTGCACCGTGCAGCTGCCCACATCCATAGCTCTCCTGGACGCTCCACCTGCCTTCGCCAAACTCTGCCACTGAGTTTTGTGTTTGGACCAGAGCGTTCCCTCACGCAGTTCAAGGAG GAGTTCCGCCGCCTCCACCTCCCTGGCCATCTTCTTCTTGAGGACCCTGACAGTGGCTTCTTCTTTGTGGCAGCTGGCCAACAGCCAGGTGGGTCCCACGGGGAgtccccttcagcagcctgggcctgGCACAGCCACGAGGACAAGGCTGAAGGCATCGAAGGGGAG GCCCTGACAACCAGCCCCCAAGCCCCTGGCTCCCCTGAGGATTCTGAGGGTCTGCCCAGCCTGCCACCAGGAG gGAGTCAGCCTGGGCCCAGCCGGGGACTAAGCCTTATGTCCAGTCAGGGCAGTGTGGACTCTGACCACCTAG GTTAtgatggtggcagcagtggcTCAGACAGTGAGGGTCCCAATGACACCGTCGGTGAGAAGGCCCCCTTCACATTGCGGACCCCACCTGGGCCAGCACCTCCACAGCCCTCACTGTCAGGCCTCCCTGGGTCCTGCCTGCCTGACTTCTGGCTCATCGTCCGGGTACTGCAGGATCGTGTAGAAGTGTATGCACATGCACA GAGCCTGATGCGGGAGGATGGGGGGCCAGGCACTGAGTGTCGCCACCTGCAGCAGCTCCTGGTGAGGCGAGTTGGGGAGATCTGCAGGGAGGTCAACCAG CGGCTGCTCCTTCAGGACCTTCATGACAGTCACGTGTGTAACTCTCTTCTGGTGGCTGAGAGTGAAGAAGATCTATGGCGCAGTGAGACTCCCTTCCACTCCCGTCAGCGGCTACTCCTGCCCAGTGATG ATTATGCTGCTGATGAGAGCTGTGCACCGCGAGGGTACCTAGCAGCCACAATGCAGTTTGTCCCTGGTCATTTCTCCTGTGACGTTGTGTGGGGAACCGTGATTCGAGTCCATTCACGCCTCAAAATGGGGCCCAGCATGGGGGTCTCTCGGG CCATCCAGGCCCTGCGCTCGGTGCTCAATGCCTTCTCTGTGGTGAACCGGAAGAATATGTTTGTTTATCAGGAGCGAGCAACGAAGGCTGTGTACTATCTTCG GCTCCTGGAGACATCCTGCAGTGAGCGGCCATGGGAAGGCGATGCTCAGCCCCCTTCCCTAGCTCTGTCCCGAAGCCAGGAGCCCATCTACTCTGAGGAACCCTTG GGTCCTCGTTCTCCCCTGGACATGGCTTCCAGCCGTGGTTCAGATGCTGCTCGTCCTGTGGGCCAAGTGGACAGACATATCCAGCTGCTGGTGCATGGCGTAGGGCAGGCCG GTCCTGAGATCACAGATGAGCTAGTGCGGGTTCTGCGTCGGCGCCTGGATGAGGCCACGCTGGACGTCATCACAGTCATGCTTGTTCGGAACTGCAAGCTGACACCAGCTGATGTGGAG TTCATCCAGCCCCCGGGAAGTCTCCCCTCAGAGGTGCTGCATCTGGCCTTACCCGCCTCCTGCAGGCCCTGGCTTCCTGCCCTGGCCTGGTACCTGCGGCAGAACCTGCTCATCTTCCTACACTCTCCCAAGTACACAGACAGCAACAGCCAGAACCACTTCCAG CATCCACTCCCACCACACAGTGGCCTCCCCGACTTGGACATCTACTTGTATAACAAGCCTGGTGGACAGGGCACAGGGGGTAAAG GGGTTGCCTGCATCACTCTAGCCTTTGTGGACGAGGGTGGGGCTCCCATCTCACTGGCATCATGGCCCCCCCCTTCTCCGGGGCCCCCAGACCTACTGCAAGAGGAGGAATTTGAGCAGCTGACTCAGGTTACTCGCTGCCCAGTTGTGCTGGACAGTTCTTCAG CTCAGAATGGGGCCCCACGGCTTCGATTAGATGTGTGGGAAAAGGGGAACATCAGTATTGTGCAGCTGGAGGAGAAGCTCCGGGGGGCAGCTCGCCAGGCCCTGGCTGATGCCATCATGGAGCTGCAGCTGCTGCCAGCCTCGCTGTGTACAGAGGACACCTCACCAG GAAGTCTCAGAAGCGGGTCGCTGGAAACCAAGAGCCCTGCAGGCCGAGCTAGCACCTTtccccctggccctggccctggggaaCCTGTGACTCCCCCCAGCAAAGCTGGCCGGCGTAGCTTCTGGGATATGCTG AGTAAAACAGAATGTGGGGACTTGGGTTCCCCCAAAACAACTGATGACATTGTCCTGGATCGGCCAGAAGACACTCGAGGCCGGAGGCGTCACAAAACTGAAAGTGTTCGGACTCCTGGTGGAACTGAGCGGGCACCAGGCACGGATCCTGGAGCCCAGAGGCAAAG GCGCCGGACCACACAGCTAGAGGAGGGCGAGGTGGGGACACTGCAGCCTGTGTTTGCTCGTGTCACTCAGCGCTGGATGGAGTTTATGGCTCAGATTG GTTGTGCCTCAGTGTCCAGGATCTCTACCCACATGGTGTCCCGGTTCCTCCTTCCATCCATCCTGTCTGAGTTCACTACTCTGGTCACCTCAATGGCTGGAGACACCAGTGTCCGTGTCTTTGAGCAGCATTT GGGTTCAGAGCCAGAGAACTTTAGTCCTTGTTCCCTTGGACAACTGGGCCCAAGTCCCCGCCCAGCGGTTGAGCGGCATCTGCTGCTTCTGGGAAGGAATTTCTTGCAGTGGAGGAGACCAACCCAGCAGG CTGCCAAAGCCGTGCAGCGCTTCGAGCCAGGAGGCGATGGGAGTTCAGGCCGAAATGCTCCCCGGCAGAGGTTCTTGCTGCTGGAGGTCTTGGACAAGAAG CTTCAGCTGCTGACCTACAACTGGGCTCCAGACCTGGGGGCGGCATTGGGCCGAGCGCTGGTTCGCCTCGTGCAGTGGCAGAATGCGCGTGCCCATCTCATCTTCTGCCTCCTCAGTCAGAAGCTTGGACTTTTCCATCATTATGGCCAGTTGGACTTCCCAGTGCGGGATGAAAAG GAGCCAAACCCATTCCTACTGCCAACCATGGAAGCAGAGACCCTCATCCGGAGTGCAAGCCCCCCACTAAGCCGTGAGCAGGGCCGGCTGAGTGGATCGTCTCGGGGTGGGGGTCCCCATCCTCTGGACACATTCCCCTTTGATGAGGCCCTGAGGGATATCACGGCTGCACGCCCCAGCTCCTCGCTCGGCCCTGTACCAAGACCCCCCGATCCTGTCACCTATCATGGACAACAGTTCCTAGAGATCAAGATGACAGAGCGCAGAG AGCTGGAGCGCCAGATGAAGATGGAGAACTTGTTTGTAACCTGGCAGCAGCGTTCCACCCCAGCCAGTATGCCCATCAGT GCCGGGGAGCTGGAGACCCTGAAGCAGTCCTCTCGTCTGGTGCATTACTGCGCAACAGCCCTGCTCTTCGACCCGGCTGCCTGGCTGCATGGGCCCCCAGAGACCTCTGGGCCCCCTGAGGGGCAG CGGCGCCATCGCCCCGAGTCAGGGTCTGGGAGCCGTGAGGCACCGGCAAGCTGTGAATCCTCGGATGTGCCTCCGCCCAGCGCCCGTGAGGAGCCTTGGCTGAAGGAGCTGAGCTTGGCTTTCCTGCAGCAGTATGTGCAGTATCTGCAGAGCATGGGCTTCGTGCTGGTGCCATTGCGGCCCCCCTCACCCGCCCGCAG CACCAGCCGGCTGCGGGCCATGGCTATCCTTGGAACAGATGGTCGGGGCTCCTTCTCCTGTCCTAAAACCAAGACTGATGGGAGCCCCAAG agCACTGGCTCCCCAGTCACCACCTACCACCTTCAGCGGGCACTGCCTGGGGGCATCATCCTCATGGAGCTCGCTTTCCAG GGCTGTTACTTCTGTGTCAAACAGTTTGCCCTGGAATGTTCCCGAATCCCCATGGGGCAAGCTGTCAACTCTCAG CTGTCCATGCTCTTCACGGAGGAGTGTGACAGGGTGCGGGACCTGATGCACGTGCACTCATTCAGCTATGACTTCCACCTGCGCCTGGTGCACCAGCACGTGCTGGGCGCCCACCTGGTGCTGCGGCACGGCTACCACCTCACCACCTTCCTGCGACACTTCCTGGCCCACCACCCTGATGGGCCCCACTTCGGCCGCAATCACATTTACCAAG GGACACTGGAGCTCCCCACACCACTCATTGCTGCCCACCAGCTGTACAACTACGTGGCTGACCATGCCAGCTCCTACCACATGAAACCATTGAGGATGGCCCGGCCAGGGGGCCCGGAACATAATGAATATGCACTGGTGTCAGCATGGCACAG CTCTGGCTCCTACCTGGACTCTGAGGGACTTCGTCACCAGGATGATTTTGATGTCTCTCTGCTCGTCTGTCACTGTGCTGCACCTTTTGAGGAGCAAGGAGAGGCCGAGCGGCATGTTCTACG GCTGCAGTTCTTTGTGGTGCTCACTAGCCAACGAGAGCTCTTCCCCAGACTCACTGCTGACCTGCGCCGGTTCCGGAAGCCACCCAGACTGCCCCCGGAGCCAGAGACTCCTGGGAGCTCAGCTGGTAGCCATGGGGAGGCTTCAGGGGTTGTTCTGGCCCCTGGACCAGCTCCCCAATTCCCCCCACTGGCTGCAGAGGTGGGCGTGGCACGGGCACGGCTGGCTCAGCTGGTGAGGCTGGCTGGAGGGCACTGCCGTCGGGACACCCTCTGGAAGCGCCTCTTCTTGCTAGAGCCGCCAGGGCCTGACCGGCTGCGACTAGGGGGTCGCTTGGCCCTGGCCGAGCTGGAGGAGCTCCTGGAAGCAGTCCATGCCAAATCCATTGGGGACATTGACCCCCAGCTG GACTGCTTCCTGTCTATGACGGTCTCCTGGTACCAGAGCCTGATCAAGGTTCTCCTAAGCCGCTTTCCCCAGAGCTGTCGCCATTTCCAGAGCCCAGACTTGGGAACTCAGTACCTG ATGAATCTCAGGAACCTTCCAATCAAGCCCCAACCCCTCATTCTGATGAGGCTGGACAGGCCGACCAGGAGCCAGCAAGGATGA